The sequence AACCATGCAGCCTCTAATTCAGACACTCAACCATGCAGCCACTAATTCAGACACTCAACCATGCAGCCTCTAATTCAGACACTCAACCATGCAGGCACTAATTCAGACACTCAACCATGCAGCCTCTAATTCAGACACTCAACCATGCAGCCTCTAATTCAGACACTCAACCATGCAGCCTCTAATTCAGACACTCAACCATGCAGCCTCTAATTCAGACACATTAAACCATGCAGCCTCTAATTCAGACACTCAACCATGCAGCCTCTAATTCAGACACTCAACCATGCAGCCACTAATTCAGACACTCAACCATGCAGCCACTAATTCAGACACTCAACAATGCAGCCTCTAATTCAGACACTCAACAATACAGCCACTAATTCAGACACTCAACCATGCAGCCACTAATTCAGACACTCAACCATGCAGCCACTATTTCAGACACTCAACCATGCAGCCACTAATTCAGACACTCAACCATGCAGCCACTAATTCAGACACTCAAAAATGCAGCCTCGAATTCAGACACTCAACCATGCAGCCACTAATTCAGACACTCAACCATGCAGCCACTAATTCAGACACTCAACAATGCAGCCACTAATTCAGACACTCAATCATGCAGCCACTAATTCAGACACTCAACCATGCAGCCTCTAATTCAGACACTCAACCATGCAGCCACTAATTCAGACACTCAACCATGCAGCCACTAATTCAGACACTCAACCATGCAGCCTCTAATTCAGACACTCAACCATGCAGCCACTAATTCAGACACTCAACCATACAGCCATTAATTCAGACACTCAACCATGCAGCCTCTAATTCAGACACTCAACCATGCAGCCACTATTTCAGACACTCAACCATGCAGCCTCTAATTCAGACACTCAACCATGCAGCCTCTATTTCAGACACTCAACCATGCAGCCTCTAATTCAGACACTCAACCATGCAGCCACTAATTCAGACACTCAACCATGCAGCCACTAATTCAGACACTCAACCATGCAGCCACTAATTCAGACACTCAACCATGCAGCCTCTAATTCAGACACTCAACCATGCAGCCTCTAATTCAGACACTCAACCATGCAGCCTCTAATTCAGACACTCAACCATGCAGCCACTAATTCAGACACTCAACCATGCAGCCTCTAATTCAGACACTCAACCATGCAGCCTCTATTTCAGACACTCAACCATGCAGCCTCTAATTCAGACACTCAACCATGCAGCCACTAATTCAGACACTCAACCATGCAGCCACTAATTCAGACACTCAACCATGCAGCCACTAATTCAGACACTCAACCATGCAGCCTCTAATTCAGACACTCAACCATGCAGCCTCTAATTCAGACACTCAACCATGCAGCCTCTAATTCAGAAGCTGAATCAATCAGTCACTCATAATTGCTGACTTACTTGTGTTGTCTCACGCGTTGCCCATATATGCAGTACACAATCACGACAATCATTAAACTGAACAGCCCCATGGACAGTCCCAAAGGTAGTCCGACTGCATCACCTGACAGAGAACAAGGTTGAAGACATTATTGTGGTCAGGTCAACGTGTATTGTATGACAGACCACCAAAGTCCCCTTGTACGGCTTGACAGTCGAAAGGTTAAATTCTGAACAGCCAATAAAATACAATTAATCATTCCAAATTATCGTCACACAATCTGTGATTGGGTTTTCCCCGTTCTATTTCCCGTTTCCGGATCAGAAAGTTGGTCCCAGGAGTAAATAGTAACGTCGTGGGAAGAGCGATGGTGTTAGGCTTGTTTCAAGGAAATACCAACCTGAATCACAATCTCTGCCATAATGGGAGTCTACACATCCAGACACACAGGATGAGTTCAGCTGACAATATCCTCCATCACAACCATCAGGACATGCTGTACAACCAGCTCCTGGACTGTCGCATGGTATGTTGCATCTCTGACCTTGATATCCTGGCTCACAACCCTTGCTGCAGCGTCCACTGCCGTCAGCAGATTGATTACACAGGTTGCCTATACAATGACCGTCGCACTCGGAGTAACATTTCAGATCAAAGTACCCCGTGTCACACGTAGTGAGGCAATGTCCCGTCGTGTTGTCGCAGTCAGAGCAGTGCTGGTTGCCCAGACATGGACCACCTGAAGTGTAAGATGCTGTTGTAGCAATACTGAAAACATTTAATGGACTCAGAATATGATCTTTAATGAGAAAATACTGTAGGGTAGCCTTGCGAGAGAAGTGTCCGCTCGTTATgccgaagatccgagttcgagTCCTTACATGGGTAAATTGTGATAAGCCAATATCTGGcgaatattgctggagtattgaaagaaaaacagaaaaaaatactcaCTTCACGTGAATGAAGATGCTTACCTGTTCTGTGTAAATATGACTATGCCTGAACATTGAATACTGATGAATACTGTAGTATATATacttatatttttatataaaagTAGTATGTGTAAGTATTACGCCTATTATATATGTTCAACAGAATATACACCAACTTTAGACAACGCGTCTGGCCACGATTAAAACTGGAACTAACAAAGAAATTTCAGTGTTATTTCCATTCCGTACGTCCTATTTGGAAAATACCCGAAATCCATTGGAAAAATCAATGCCTACACAGAAACAGAGAAGCTGCACACACAATAACAGATCCTGAACCCTTGTCAAATCATAAATACGAAACGTTACAAAGACGATATTTgatgttaccctgcctggtgcAAGTCATGAGTGGAAACAAGGATTAGTAAGCTTGGGCTCAGTGTTCTGTGAATGTATGGGCAACCAGCCTTACAACAGCATGGTACAATATCGTGGCATAAAATCAAGCCAATTTTATAATAAGCCGGATTTCATCAACACATAGATCTGTTATGAAACCTTCAACACAAAAAGGGCTATATCCAACAGGTAACAACACAAATTCATACACAGTCTTGtttaaaagaaataatattgctcgcaaaaatatcaaatCTTAAGACAGGCAAGTTGTCACTAACATGAAAACACTTAActggcatacatacatacacacacgcacgcacgcacgcacgcacgcacgcacccacacacgcacccacacacacacacacacacacacacacacacacacacacacacacacacacacacacacacacacacacacacacacacacacacacacatacatacatacatacatacatacatacatacatacatacatacatacatacatatacggACTAAAGAGATGAGATATGCCAAAGTAATATTCTACCTTCAACTGCCATTAACAAACATGCTATCCACATGAAATCCAAGACGATCATGCTGCTGACTGACGCTGACACGGACCGGTAAACAGCGGACAACTCATTAACATACACAAGGAAATATATATGGATGGGGGAGATATGTGGGGGGTTGGGGTGTGGGTTGGAGGAGGCAGGGATGCGAATAATCATCCAGCACCTGTCTGGCACACAATCACATCATACTTCCTGCTGACTCGTTTCCCTCTGACTGGGGCACAAGGAAATATTACTGTGCATATGCCTATTAAACACTTAATATCAATTAGAATATGGCTAGTAGTACATTGAGTAGTTTCACTTTATGCTTGATTAAATTATTTTAATACGATCGACAGGACCCTTTCCACATTTACAAGAAATCTCGATTGTGTAATTGTTATTATACCATGAGCAGAAATctgtatgatgttgtttgtaaacaaatctagTCTGATCCACAGAATCGGGTAATTGTCTACGGTgacagaaatatgttcattaaccACTGTGAAACAGACATGAGCTGTATCCTGCCCCACCGTTGTACGCGTCATAAAAACATGCAAAGTCTACAAAATTGTTTACCCGAAGTAACCCAGAAACAAATGGTACAAGTCACATAGGAAATGGCATCGGATACTAATATTttctatttaatattttattcaagAGCTTTTTTCACCTTCCCCCCTTTAAAATGTGTCGAATATGGCAGCAATTGAAATATATCCACTTTCGTTCCTGCTTCTGTTATTTCTGAACTATTTCTGCTCCAGTCTCTGGTCGTGGACTGTTTAGATAGATTCCCCCGCAAGATCACGTGACATGTTCGTCTGATGTACCTACCTGATGAATGTCCATTGTCCAGACACGTCCCGGTGTGTTGTGCTTGACCACAGGGTCATCACATATTGTTCGTGACAGAACGCAAATGCCGTTTGTCCATGACTCAATGAGTTTACTTCAAAGGTATTCTTCTGCCTACACGCATCTTAACATACAGATACCGAGTTTTGTCATCTTTGTGCCCTTTGACCGGAGTCAGTAACCATACCTTTTCTTCCAACCTCTACATCTGTTTTtcgaacccgtgaaggtccagggtagaataggtcttcagcaacccgtgctttacataaaaggcgactatgtgtgatgtaagaggcaactaacgggatcgggtggtgaggttCCCTGACTTGTTTGcacctgtcatcggttcctaagtgcgcagatcgatgctcatgctgttggtcactggactgtctggtcctgatTCGACTATTAACAGACCACCGccgtataactggaataatgctgagtgc comes from Haliotis asinina isolate JCU_RB_2024 chromosome 13, JCU_Hal_asi_v2, whole genome shotgun sequence and encodes:
- the LOC137259696 gene encoding uncharacterized protein, whose translation is MIIRIPASSNPHPNPPHISPIHIYFLVYVNELSAVYRSVSASVSSMIVLDFMWIACLLMAVEGGPCLGNQHCSDCDNTTGHCLTTCDTGYFDLKCYSECDGHCIGNLCNQSADGSGRCSKGCEPGYQGQRCNIPCDSPGAGCTACPDGCDGGYCQLNSSCVSGCVDSHYGRDCDSGDAVGLPLGLSMGLFSLMIVVIVYCIYGQRVRQHKVPKTENPVCPRAAEVDDVSVQELEWYTDIQLTDMTTISESPGTYTVGVEDAGVEDHIYDVADGGKRQCVAVGDIYTKLSHTQ